The following proteins are co-located in the Mesorhizobium australicum WSM2073 genome:
- a CDS encoding GNAT family N-acetyltransferase, with protein sequence MSNPVTIRPVTRQDFDRWLPLWDGYNAFYGRSGETALASDITAMTWSRFFDAYEPVHALVAENEGELLGLVHYLFHRSTTAIAPNCYLQDLFTNEASRGKGVGRALIEGVYERAQVAGSGRVYWLTHETNHAAMKLYDKVGERSGFVVYRKMF encoded by the coding sequence ATGTCCAACCCCGTCACCATCCGCCCCGTCACGCGCCAGGATTTCGACCGATGGCTGCCGCTGTGGGACGGCTATAACGCATTCTATGGCCGTTCGGGCGAGACGGCGCTGGCAAGCGACATCACGGCAATGACGTGGTCCCGCTTCTTCGACGCCTATGAGCCAGTGCATGCGCTGGTCGCGGAAAACGAAGGCGAGTTGCTTGGCCTCGTCCACTACCTGTTCCACCGCAGCACGACGGCGATCGCACCAAACTGCTATCTGCAGGATCTTTTCACCAACGAAGCCTCGCGCGGCAAAGGCGTCGGCCGGGCGCTGATCGAAGGCGTCTACGAGCGCGCCCAGGTGGCCGGTTCCGGCCGAGTATACTGGCTGACGCATGAAACCAATCACGCGGCGATGAAGCTTTATGACAAGGTCGGCGAACGCTCTGGCTTCGTCGTCTATCGAAAGATGTTCTGA
- a CDS encoding biotin transporter BioY, which translates to MTNLVFSSARPSFSPLRLQQRSLGWQAGAVVLGTLLLALSSHIEVPMVPVPVTMQTFAVTLIGALYGWRLGAVTIAAWLVEGAVGFPVLAGGAAGIQHFVGPTGGYLFAFPVTGALVGWLAERGWNGNRVLPAFAAMLLGNLACLALGTAWLAVLIGAEKAVTFGFVPFIVGGLLKSALGAATLMALPRGKMNLPKP; encoded by the coding sequence ATGACCAACCTCGTATTCTCGTCCGCCAGACCGTCCTTCAGCCCGCTGCGTCTCCAGCAGCGATCGCTCGGTTGGCAGGCCGGCGCCGTCGTGCTCGGCACGCTGTTGCTGGCGCTGTCCTCCCACATCGAGGTTCCGATGGTGCCAGTTCCGGTGACCATGCAGACCTTCGCCGTGACGCTGATTGGCGCACTCTATGGCTGGCGGCTTGGCGCGGTGACGATCGCGGCATGGCTGGTCGAAGGTGCTGTCGGCTTTCCAGTCCTGGCCGGCGGCGCTGCCGGCATTCAGCATTTCGTGGGCCCGACGGGTGGCTATCTCTTTGCCTTTCCTGTCACCGGCGCACTGGTCGGCTGGTTGGCCGAGCGCGGCTGGAACGGCAACAGGGTTTTGCCTGCCTTCGCCGCCATGCTGCTCGGCAATCTTGCCTGCCTGGCTCTCGGCACAGCCTGGCTTGCCGTCCTGATCGGCGCCGAGAAGGCCGTCACCTTCGGCTTCGTGCCGTTCATCGTCGGCGGGTTGCTGAAATCGGCGCTTGGCGCCGCGACGCTGATGGCGCTCCCGCGCGGCAAGATGAACTTGCCGAAGCCGTGA
- a CDS encoding tetratricopeptide repeat protein, which translates to MQQGRARWLTRLAIVTGMAISALPAYAKQSTEPVKISSFSGAYLAARIAEGDNDLDSAIAYYKQALAFNPGDTALQQSLMLSLIAQGRFDESLVYADKLKEVPDVERFSRLALAVDTFHKKDFTKAQYWLKLSLESDLDRLISGVMSGWAEQGAGQASEAMVSIDKLQGPDWFGLFKSFHRALIADASGMPEKAEAIYAATMQDTTAGGAAPETWMRNAQAYASFLARKGDKAKAMSVLDQAEAFSPGKLEIVALRDRISKGDKIAPFVSGPSDGASEILLDLATALNRGGGEPFVRLYLQYALALKPDSDAALVQLAAVAEQLKNGEGAIALYRRIPDSSPLKEISDLQLGLNLADLDRHDEAITHLKAFVEAHPNDMRAYLALGGVYSSKEDFRSAANLYDKAVEVLKTPTAANWNIFYQRGIAYERLKEWPKAEPNFRKALELQPDQPQVLNYLGYSWVDMNTNLKEGLEMIQKAVDLKPSDGYIVDSLGWAYFRLGRFDDAVREMERAVSLKPEDPVLNDHLGDAYWRVGRKLEATFQWNQARDLKPDPDVLATLQQKLMKGLPPIESNTAQETPKVKPEPVPAPKG; encoded by the coding sequence ATGCAGCAAGGACGTGCGCGCTGGCTGACAAGGCTGGCAATTGTGACGGGCATGGCGATTTCGGCATTGCCGGCCTATGCCAAGCAATCCACCGAACCGGTCAAGATCTCGTCATTCTCGGGCGCCTATCTGGCTGCCAGGATCGCCGAGGGCGACAACGACCTCGACAGCGCCATCGCCTATTACAAGCAAGCCCTGGCCTTCAATCCTGGTGACACAGCCCTGCAGCAGAGCCTGATGCTGTCGCTGATCGCTCAAGGCCGCTTCGACGAATCGCTGGTCTATGCCGACAAGCTCAAGGAAGTGCCCGATGTCGAGCGCTTCTCGCGCCTGGCGCTGGCGGTCGACACCTTCCACAAGAAGGATTTCACCAAGGCACAGTACTGGCTCAAGCTGTCGCTGGAATCCGATCTCGATCGGCTGATCTCCGGCGTCATGTCCGGCTGGGCCGAGCAAGGTGCCGGCCAGGCCAGCGAAGCGATGGTTTCTATCGACAAGCTGCAGGGGCCGGACTGGTTCGGCCTGTTCAAATCCTTCCACCGCGCCCTGATCGCCGATGCGTCTGGTATGCCTGAAAAGGCCGAGGCTATCTATGCCGCGACGATGCAGGACACCACCGCCGGCGGTGCGGCGCCTGAAACCTGGATGCGCAATGCGCAGGCCTATGCCTCGTTCCTGGCCCGTAAGGGCGACAAGGCCAAGGCGATGTCGGTTCTCGACCAGGCCGAGGCGTTCTCGCCGGGCAAGCTGGAAATCGTCGCCTTGCGCGACAGGATCAGCAAGGGCGACAAGATCGCGCCCTTCGTGTCCGGTCCGTCCGACGGTGCTTCCGAAATCCTGCTCGATCTTGCCACCGCGCTCAACCGTGGCGGCGGCGAGCCATTCGTGCGCCTTTATTTGCAATATGCCTTGGCCCTGAAGCCCGACAGCGACGCTGCCCTCGTGCAGCTCGCCGCCGTGGCCGAACAGCTGAAGAACGGCGAGGGCGCCATCGCACTCTATCGGCGCATCCCCGACTCTTCGCCACTGAAGGAGATTTCGGACCTGCAGCTTGGCCTCAACCTTGCCGATCTCGACCGCCATGACGAGGCGATCACGCATTTGAAGGCCTTCGTCGAAGCTCATCCAAACGACATGCGCGCCTATCTGGCGCTCGGCGGTGTCTACTCCTCGAAGGAGGATTTCCGCTCCGCCGCCAATCTCTACGACAAGGCCGTCGAGGTGCTGAAGACACCGACCGCCGCCAACTGGAACATCTTCTACCAGCGCGGCATCGCCTATGAGCGGCTGAAGGAATGGCCAAAGGCCGAGCCGAATTTCCGCAAGGCGCTGGAATTGCAGCCAGACCAGCCGCAGGTGCTGAACTATCTCGGCTATTCCTGGGTCGACATGAACACCAACCTGAAGGAAGGGCTGGAGATGATCCAGAAGGCCGTCGATCTCAAGCCGAGCGACGGCTACATCGTCGATTCCCTGGGTTGGGCTTATTTCCGCCTCGGCCGGTTCGATGACGCGGTGCGCGAGATGGAACGCGCGGTCTCACTGAAGCCGGAAGATCCGGTTCTGAACGACCATCTCGGCGACGCCTACTGGCGCGTCGGTCGCAAGCTGGAAGCCACCTTCCAGTGGAACCAGGCCCGTGACCTGAAGCCGGATCCCGATGTGCTGGCCACCCTGCAGCAGAAGCTGATGAAGGGCCTGCCGCCGATCGAGTCGAACACGGCGCAGGAAACGCCGAAGGTCAAGCCCGAGCCGGTGCCTGCCCCGAAGGGGTGA
- a CDS encoding glycine--tRNA ligase subunit alpha, producing MTIEIPAHMHPSRSFQGLILTLHNYWAAYGCVILQPYDMEVGAGTFHPATTLRALGPKGWNAAYVQPSRRPKDGRYGENPNRLQHYYQYQVILKPNPPNLQELYLGSLAAIGVDPLLHDIRFVEDDWESPTLGAWGLGWECWCDGMEVSQFTYFQQVCGIECAPVAGELTYGLERLAMYVQDVDNVYDLNFNGREGADKVTYGDVFLQAEQEYSRHNFEYANTAMLLRHFEDAEAECKALLEAGAPASNDNLPMHKMVFPAYDQCIKASHVFNLLDARGVISVTERQSYILRVRNLAKACGEAFLKTQAGGLAA from the coding sequence GTGACGATTGAAATCCCAGCCCATATGCATCCCAGCCGCTCGTTCCAGGGGCTGATCCTCACTTTGCACAATTACTGGGCGGCTTATGGCTGCGTTATCCTCCAGCCCTATGACATGGAGGTCGGCGCCGGCACCTTTCATCCGGCAACGACGCTGCGCGCGCTAGGTCCCAAGGGCTGGAACGCCGCCTACGTCCAGCCTTCGCGCCGTCCCAAGGACGGCCGCTATGGCGAGAATCCGAACCGGCTGCAGCACTACTACCAGTACCAGGTGATCCTGAAGCCCAATCCGCCCAATCTGCAGGAGCTCTATCTCGGCTCGCTGGCGGCAATCGGCGTCGACCCGTTGCTGCACGACATACGTTTCGTCGAGGACGATTGGGAAAGCCCGACGTTGGGCGCCTGGGGGCTTGGCTGGGAATGCTGGTGCGACGGCATGGAGGTGTCGCAGTTCACCTATTTCCAGCAGGTCTGCGGCATCGAATGCGCGCCGGTGGCGGGGGAACTCACCTACGGCCTGGAGCGCCTGGCCATGTATGTGCAGGACGTCGACAATGTCTACGACCTCAACTTCAACGGCCGCGAGGGCGCCGACAAGGTGACCTATGGCGATGTCTTCCTGCAGGCCGAGCAGGAATATTCCCGCCACAATTTCGAATACGCCAACACGGCGATGCTGCTCAGGCATTTCGAGGACGCCGAGGCCGAGTGCAAGGCTCTGCTCGAGGCCGGCGCGCCGGCCTCGAACGACAATCTGCCGATGCACAAGATGGTCTTCCCGGCCTATGACCAGTGCATCAAGGCCAGCCATGTCTTCAATTTGCTGGACGCGCGTGGCGTGATCTCTGTCACCGAGCGCCAGAGCTACATCCTGCGCGTGCGCAATCTGGCGAAGGCCTGCGGCGAGGCGTTCTTGAAGACGCAGGCCGGTGGATTGGCGGCCTGA
- a CDS encoding DUF1284 domain-containing protein: MTVRLRAHHLLCLLTYVGKGYSPAFTANYDGIAERLSRGEDILLVSGPDDICAPLLGEPEPHCLRDGAAGRDRQAAEDVEALLARPIRHGIRVDLDAAILTRLRQAFSTGHVRKACGGCEWSGLCGAVASGGYRDARLRRPVDAQNRPI, translated from the coding sequence GTGACGGTCAGGCTGCGCGCCCACCATCTCCTTTGCCTGCTCACCTATGTGGGCAAGGGATACAGCCCCGCTTTCACCGCCAATTATGACGGAATCGCGGAGCGCTTGAGCCGGGGCGAAGACATCCTCCTCGTTTCCGGACCAGACGACATCTGCGCTCCGTTGCTTGGCGAGCCGGAACCGCACTGCCTGCGTGACGGCGCGGCCGGGCGGGACCGGCAGGCCGCGGAAGACGTGGAAGCGCTGCTGGCTCGGCCGATCCGGCACGGCATCCGCGTCGATCTCGATGCCGCCATCCTGACAAGGCTGCGGCAGGCGTTTTCGACCGGCCACGTGCGCAAGGCGTGCGGCGGCTGCGAATGGAGCGGGCTGTGCGGCGCGGTGGCAAGCGGCGGCTATCGCGATGCGCGGCTGCGGCGGCCTGTTGACGCGCAAAACCGTCCCATTTAG
- the glyS gene encoding glycine--tRNA ligase subunit beta, producing the protein MPDLLLELRSEEIPARMQRKAAGDLKKMLTDGLIEAGLTYEAAREYWTPRRLTLDIRGLTARSKDIHEDIKGPSTSAPEQAVQGFLRKAGLSSIAEAHVHSDPKKGDFYVAHISKPGRAAEEIIAGLVPDIIRDFPWPKSMRWGSASAKPGSLRWVRPLQSILCTFGPETEEPVVVDFEIDGIRSGNITYGHRFLAPGEITVRRFDDYVGKLEAGKVVLDADRRKEIILADARNLAFANGLDLVEDEGLLEEVSGLVEWPVVLMGEFEEAFLAIPAEVIRLTIRANQKCFVTRPQGESDTLSNRFILTANIEAKDGGKEIAHGNGKVVSARLSDALYFWTTDQGDLPDLDQLQASAEKFGLDLKKPLDQRMARLDHLNVTFHAKLGTQGERVGRIKRLAEELAPVVGADPTLAGRAAVLAKADLTTEVVGEFPELQGAMGRKYALLQGEHPSVAAAIEEHYKPQGPSDRVPTDPVSVAVAVADKLDTLVGFWEIDEKPTGSKDPYALRRAALGVVRILIENRIQLSIAELAESHVLFVHQSMQRPRGGAIGRGMREFKGRQVGAEVIDLLAFFRDRLKVYLRDQGARHDLIDAVITPQSDDLLQIVRRVEALGSFLDSEDGKNLLAGTKRAANILAAEEKKKTAVAETVEPALFRQNAEKSLFAAVNQAEKQAGEAIQNQDFSAAMLALSVLREPVDSFFEHVLVNDEDLSVRANRLALLARIRTATGQVADFSKIAG; encoded by the coding sequence ATGCCTGACCTGCTTCTTGAACTTCGTTCCGAGGAAATTCCTGCCCGCATGCAGCGCAAGGCGGCGGGCGATTTGAAGAAGATGCTGACCGACGGTCTGATCGAGGCGGGTCTCACCTATGAGGCGGCGCGTGAGTATTGGACGCCCCGGCGCCTGACGCTCGATATACGCGGGCTCACCGCACGCTCCAAAGACATTCACGAGGATATCAAGGGGCCGTCGACATCGGCGCCAGAACAGGCGGTCCAGGGCTTCCTGCGCAAGGCCGGCCTGTCTTCGATCGCCGAGGCGCATGTCCATTCTGACCCGAAGAAGGGCGACTTCTACGTCGCCCACATTTCGAAGCCGGGCAGGGCGGCCGAAGAGATCATCGCTGGACTGGTGCCTGACATTATCCGCGATTTTCCGTGGCCGAAGTCGATGCGCTGGGGATCGGCCTCGGCCAAGCCGGGCTCGCTGCGCTGGGTGCGCCCGCTGCAGTCGATCCTGTGCACCTTCGGCCCCGAGACCGAGGAGCCGGTGGTGGTCGATTTCGAGATCGACGGCATCCGTTCGGGCAACATCACCTACGGCCACCGTTTCCTCGCGCCCGGCGAAATCACCGTGCGCCGCTTCGACGATTATGTGGGCAAGCTGGAGGCGGGGAAGGTCGTGCTCGACGCCGACCGTCGCAAGGAGATCATCCTCGCCGACGCCCGCAACCTCGCCTTCGCCAACGGGCTCGACCTGGTCGAGGACGAGGGCTTGCTTGAGGAAGTGTCGGGGCTGGTCGAATGGCCCGTCGTGCTGATGGGCGAGTTCGAAGAGGCTTTCCTTGCCATTCCGGCCGAGGTGATCCGCCTGACGATCCGCGCCAACCAGAAATGCTTTGTCACGCGGCCGCAGGGGGAAAGCGATACGCTCTCCAACCGCTTCATCCTCACCGCCAACATCGAAGCGAAGGATGGCGGCAAGGAGATCGCTCACGGCAACGGCAAGGTGGTGAGCGCTCGCCTGTCCGACGCGCTTTATTTCTGGACTACCGACCAGGGCGATTTGCCGGACCTTGACCAACTCCAGGCATCGGCCGAGAAGTTCGGGCTCGATCTGAAAAAGCCGCTCGACCAGCGCATGGCGCGGCTCGACCATCTCAATGTGACCTTCCATGCCAAGCTTGGCACGCAGGGCGAGCGGGTGGGGCGCATCAAGCGATTGGCGGAAGAATTGGCGCCGGTCGTTGGCGCCGATCCCACGCTCGCGGGCCGTGCGGCGGTTCTCGCCAAGGCCGATCTCACCACCGAAGTGGTCGGCGAGTTTCCCGAACTGCAGGGGGCGATGGGCCGCAAATATGCGCTGCTGCAGGGCGAGCATCCATCCGTAGCCGCGGCCATCGAGGAGCACTACAAGCCGCAAGGACCGTCAGACCGGGTGCCGACTGATCCGGTATCTGTGGCCGTTGCGGTTGCAGACAAGCTCGATACGCTGGTCGGATTTTGGGAAATCGACGAGAAGCCGACTGGATCTAAGGATCCTTATGCACTGCGAAGGGCTGCACTTGGGGTAGTGAGAATTCTTATTGAGAATAGAATTCAATTGAGCATCGCCGAACTAGCAGAATCTCATGTTCTCTTTGTCCACCAATCGATGCAGCGTCCTCGTGGCGGAGCTATTGGGCGAGGGATGCGGGAATTCAAAGGAAGGCAGGTTGGGGCCGAGGTGATCGACCTCCTCGCCTTCTTCCGCGACCGCCTGAAAGTCTACCTCCGCGACCAGGGCGCGCGCCATGACCTGATCGACGCGGTGATAACGCCGCAGTCCGACGACCTCCTGCAGATCGTGCGCCGCGTCGAAGCGCTCGGCTCCTTCCTCGACAGCGAGGATGGCAAGAACCTGCTCGCCGGCACCAAGCGGGCGGCCAACATCCTGGCGGCCGAGGAGAAGAAGAAAACGGCGGTCGCCGAAACCGTCGAGCCGGCGTTGTTCCGGCAAAATGCGGAGAAGTCGCTGTTTGCCGCGGTGAATCAGGCCGAGAAGCAAGCCGGCGAAGCGATTCAAAACCAAGACTTTTCGGCTGCCATGCTGGCGCTTAGCGTGTTGCGTGAACCCGTTGATTCATTCTTTGAGCATGTTCTCGTGAATGATGAGGACCTGTCCGTGCGTGCCAACCGACTGGCGCTGCTCGCGCGCATTCGCACGGCTACCGGTCAGGTCGCGGATTTCTCGAAAATCGCTGGTTGA
- a CDS encoding GntR family transcriptional regulator: MAKGTDDTIAVRIGKVLADRIISGAIEPGARLRQDHVAEEFNTSHVPVREAFRRLEAQGLAVSEPRRGVRVAAFDLGEVKEVAEMRAALEVLALRQAAPHLTSAILDQAEEATKAGDKSHDVRSWEEANRAFHRLILTPCGMPRLLATIDDLHAASARFLFAAWRSEWETRTDQDHRAILTALRQGNTESAATTLGRHVQWIGRKPVRTASGATREAFAIVG; the protein is encoded by the coding sequence ATGGCCAAGGGCACTGACGACACCATCGCGGTCCGCATCGGCAAGGTTTTGGCGGATCGCATCATCTCCGGCGCGATCGAGCCAGGGGCGAGGTTGCGGCAGGATCATGTCGCCGAGGAATTCAACACCAGCCACGTTCCCGTGCGCGAGGCCTTTCGCCGACTCGAGGCGCAGGGCCTCGCCGTCAGTGAGCCGCGTCGTGGCGTGCGTGTCGCGGCCTTCGATCTGGGCGAGGTCAAGGAGGTCGCCGAAATGCGGGCCGCACTCGAAGTGCTGGCACTGCGCCAAGCCGCGCCGCATCTGACCTCGGCCATTCTCGACCAGGCCGAGGAGGCGACAAAAGCCGGCGACAAATCCCATGACGTCAGGTCGTGGGAGGAGGCCAATCGCGCCTTTCACCGGCTGATCCTGACGCCCTGTGGCATGCCCCGCCTGCTTGCCACCATAGACGACCTGCACGCGGCGAGCGCCCGCTTCCTGTTCGCGGCCTGGCGCTCGGAGTGGGAGACGCGCACCGACCAGGACCACCGGGCGATCCTCACCGCCTTGCGGCAGGGGAACACCGAATCGGCCGCGACAACATTGGGACGGCATGTCCAATGGATTGGCCGCAAGCCGGTCAGGACAGCCTCCGGCGCCACGCGCGAAGCTTTCGCGATCGTGGGTTGA